The Bacillota bacterium DNA window GGTGCCCCCGCTGTTTTAGAGGGACTGCAAAGCATACTGGGCATAGCTCCGGGAGAGACCACGGCTGATCTTAAATTCACCTTGGACGGTAAATTGTTTAGGGGCCTGTGCTTTGGCGCCGGTGATAGTCATCGATGATCAAACATATGGTGAACTGACGGTGAGCAAAGTGCAGAAAATACTACAGAAGGTGTAGCCATGAGATTTACTGACGCAGCTTCATTAATACAATACCAAAATCAGCTGTGCCAGTCACAGTCAACTGAACAAAAGATACTTTGGATATGTGGTGGAACAGGGTGTCGTGCCAGCGGTAGCCTTAAGGTACTGGCCCGTGGCTCACCCGGACGTCCTTCTATTGAAGCCACAAGAGCAGTGGATTCGCCGCAAACAAACGCGCCACCACCCTTATAAATGCGTATATCGAAAGAAAAACCGCTTCCTAATATGTCTTTCCCTAGAAGGCCCCTCTCACGCGCAGCACAAAGAGCTGTGCTGCGCGTGTTTTACGGCCAGCGGATACTCTGCCCGGATGTATATATAACCCTGTTTGGCCCCCACTGCATAAGCACCGATTATCATACCTTCGATAATGCTGTGAGGGTCTCCCTCCATGATGCTACGATCCATAAAAGCACCCGGGTCTCCTTCGTCACCGTTGGCAATAACATAAGGCAAACCGGCCGACTGTCGGCACGTCTCCCATTTAATCCCGGTGACGAACCCAGCCCCGCCACGCCCCCGTAAGCCATAGCTTGATTTCTTCGATAACATCCTCCGGTGACATGTTAGTTAACGTTTGGGCTAGAGCCGCATAACCACCAACGGCTAGATAATCATCGATACTCTCTGGATCAATACGTCCATTATTGCCTAAAGCAACTCGTTTTTGTTTGCTGTAAAATAGTATATCTTGAACATGAAAAATAGCTTCCTGTCGGGAAGGAATACCGATATTGCTAGAATTGTTGGATAACCTGACCCTAGGAAAAGGACACCCAGGAGATATTGAGCTTATAGAAGAACTGGCGCAAGGATTAAAAGATACAGCCCTTTGCGGCTTGGGATAGACTGCTGCTAATCCAGTATTGTCAACGTTTAAATATTTCCATCAGGAATACGAGGAACATTTAGCCGGATTTTGCCAGGCCGGAGTATGCCGACACTTGTTTGTGTACAAAGTGGATCCGGAGCGTTGCCAAGGTTGTGGTGCCTGCAGTCGGGTGTGTCCTACAGATAGTGTTAAGGGCAAAGTTAAGACTGTTCATACTATTGATATTCCAAGTTGGACCCGCTGCGGAAGTTGCGTTGATGTCTGCCGTTTTGATGCTATTAAAGCAATGCCACCGGTATCGCCGAAAGCTTCTAAGAAAAGCAAAATGGAGATGCTGCAAGACAGAATCCGTAAGCTCGCGTGCATAAGGGGGCGAAACAAATGACTGATGAAGTTCGCCTAGTCATCAATGGTGAGCAAGCGTTTACCCAGCCCGGGAAGCGTCTTTTAGATGTTCTTCGAGAGCAAGGCATTGACATACCAACTTTATGCGACCACGAGGGTCTTACGCCGTGGGGAAGTTGTCGGCTGTGTGTTGTAGAGGTGAAGGAACGTGGCCGTACCCGTCTGGTAACGTCTTGCCTTTATCCGGCAGAGCGGGCGTCCCAGGTGGAAACAGATAGTTCCCGTGTTCAGGCTGCCCGTCAGTTTTTACTAACTTTGCTGCTGGCTCGCAATGGTGAGAACCAAGCAGTCCAAGAGTTAGCCGCGCGCTACGGAGTCAAAAGCTTAGAGCGCTTACCTACTGAGCACGAAAGATGCATTCTCTGTTTGCGCTGTGTGCGAGCTTGTGCTCTACAGGGGCATAATGCCATTGGAACCGGTTTCCGAGGACAGAAGAAAGAAGTGGGCCCACCGTTTAACGACCTGCCGGAAGATTGTGTCGGTTGCGCTGCTTGTGCTGCCGTATGCCCTACTGGAGCCATAGAGGTAGTAGAAGAAGGGGGCACCAGAAAGATTTGGGGGCGGACCTTCGAGCTGGTATGCTGCGAACGTTGTGGCACAGCCTTTGCAACCCGTGAACAACTGGC harbors:
- a CDS encoding 4Fe-4S binding protein, with the translated sequence MFVYKVDPERCQGCGACSRVCPTDSVKGKVKTVHTIDIPSWTRCGSCVDVCRFDAIKAMPPVSPKASKKSKMEMLQDRIRKLACIRGRNK
- a CDS encoding 4Fe-4S dicluster domain-containing protein, whose protein sequence is MTDEVRLVINGEQAFTQPGKRLLDVLREQGIDIPTLCDHEGLTPWGSCRLCVVEVKERGRTRLVTSCLYPAERASQVETDSSRVQAARQFLLTLLLARNGENQAVQELAARYGVKSLERLPTEHERCILCLRCVRACALQGHNAIGTGFRGQKKEVGPPFNDLPEDCVGCAACAAVCPTGAIEVVEEGGTRKIWGRTFELVCCERCGTAFATREQLAWVRRELGREIDDKLCPRCRQRAEAETFLGRRC